The Anaerotignum propionicum DSM 1682 sequence GTTTGAACACTATGACGATGGTCACAGAAGCAAAGAGGATACCCAAGCCTTGATTATGGCATTGGAAAAAGCAGCCGTTCCTGCTGAAGGTGCAGAGTTGAAAGCTTTCCTTTTAGATAACAAAGAGCATCTGGCGAAGAAATCCATGTGGATGTACGGTGGTGATGGCTGGGCATACGACATCGGTTATGGCGGTTTAGACCACGTATTGGCTTCTGGGGCAGACGTAAATGTATTGGTGGTAGATACTGAGGTATACTCCAATACAGGCGGTCAGTCCTCCAAAGCAACACCTATTGGAGCAGTTGCACAGTTTGCCGCAGGCGGAAAACCTACAGTGAAGAAGGATTTAGGCCTGTTAGCAATGAGCTACGGCTATATCTATGTTGCACAGGTTGCCATGGGTGCAAACCCTGCTCAGCTGATTAAAGCAATGAAGGAAGCTGAGGCATACAAAGGCCCTTCCTTAATTATCGCTTATGCTCCATGTATTAACCATGGCATCACAAAGGGCATGGCAAATGCCCAAGTAGAAAGCAAAATGGCAGTAGACGCAGGTTATTGGTTCTTGTATCGCTATAATCCCGAGTTGAAAAAGGAAGGCAAAAATCCGTTCATTTTAGATTCCAAAGAGCCAACCATGGATTATAACGACTTTATTATGGGCGAGGTTCGCTATTCCTCTTTGGTTCGTACCTTCCCAGAAACAGCAAAAGTTCTGCTCAAAGAAGCCGCCGAACAAGCAAAAGAAAAATACCAGACCTATAAGAAGATGGCAGAACATGATTAATACCCAACAAAAAAAGAGAAGCGTATTTACCTTACAATTTTAATCATAAAAAATAAGCCCCCAATGCAGTGGGGACTTAAAGAGAACCGACTTTGTCGGTTCTCTTTTTTTAACAGAATGGAAAGTCAAACCTTGGAGCTTTTCCCTCAATCACCATAAGGATTTTACCTGCCATAAGGGGAACCTTATTTTATATCTAATTTATAATTTTATTATAAAACGTTTTTTCTATCTCAATCAATGCCTTTGCTTCTCCAAAATAGGCATGTTCTATTTTATCTTATTTTTGTACATGGCTTTGTCCGCAAGATCCAAGATATCCTCTATCGTCTTTCGTTTCTTGTCATGGAAATCCCATATGCCAATGCTCAGAGATAATTCCGTCCCCTCCACATCCCATGCATTATATTTCTGCACAAAACGGTTAATCCTTCGAATATTTTTTTCTTTACTGATTGTTTCAAATAATTCGATCTAAATCAACACAATAAAAACAGAATACCCATTTTCAACCCTAATAACAAGATGTTTTCATAAAGAATAGTAAGATGAGCGTCTGTCGGCTGTGCTACATAATCTTGTTGTTTGGTGCTCGTGTATAGTAATTTCTTAGCTTGCCTAGGGCAAATAAAATGGACAATCAATATGTATTAAATTCGGCAGGCCTGGCCTGATTTTTTAGATACTACGGAAAGTTAGCTTGACATGAAAAAACGTTTGTGATATATTAAAAATGTAAAGTATGCTTTCCACTAAAAGGAGATAGGTGTATGAAAAATAGATTGGAAGAATTACGAAAACAGAAAGGTATTAAACAAGAAGATTTAGCGTCAGTACTGGAAGTATCAAGACAAACAATAGGTTCGTTGGAAAACGGCAGATATAACCCATCAATATTATTAGCTTTCAAAATTTCTCAGTTTTTTGGCCTGCCTATTGAAGAAATTTTTATATATGAGGAGGAAACGAAATGAAAAAAGATATGTTATATAGTGGTTTGGGGTTTATAGCACTTGGAATAGTTTTTCTAATCCTTTATATCATAATGAGCGGCGAAGGTATAACATCTAATTTTATGGGATTTTCAGGTGGTTTCACCGCACCGGGAATTATTATGCTCTATAAATACTTTCATTGGTCAAAACCTGAAAACGAAGCCGCATACGAAGAACTATTAAAAAACCAAAAAATCAATGCAAAAGATGAACGAAAGATTATGATTCGGAGAATATCAGGGCATGTTATGTATACGATTACAATTACCGTGTTGGCGTTATTAGCTTTTGTGCTCTCCCTATTTGATGTTGATAAATGGATACTGCTGTTGATTGCAACTCTTTTGATTTTTGAAATCGCCGGAGGATATATTGTTTATTTACATTATAATAAAAAACTGTAGACACATAAACAACAATCAGTCTTTGAATCCTCTTTCCAGAATTTATGCACAAAAACAAAACCGTGGCTTACTGATAAGGTAAGTCGCGGTTTATGCTTAAAATCCTATGGATATCTCTAACACTTAAATAAAATACGCACTATCTCATTTTCATTTTAATCATGGCTTTTCTGGGCAGCTTGCTTTGTGGCATGAACTGTGCCCTTGGGGTGATGAGGCGGCGCATAAATTGTATATACCTTTAAAGGTCTATTGCCAATATTAATTACATTATGCCAAGTTCCCGCAGGAACGAAAATTGCATACTGACTATCAACATTACGCTGATAATCCAGTTTATCCTTACTGCTCCCCATTTGAACAATGCCCACTCCGTCCTCAACACGAATAAATTGATCCACATCGGGATGCATTTCTAAACCAATGTCACCGCCTGAAGGAATACTCATCAGTGTTAGCTGTAAATGTTTACCCGTCCATAGTGTGGTACGATAATTCTGATTCTGTTTGGTTACCTTATCAATATTGACCACAAAGGGCTCAGGACCACAATCAGTAATATCAGACATTCGGTTCATGGGTTTCCTTCCGGTATTTCTCATATTATTTTGCAAGTTATTTGGATACATTTTCAATTCCCCTTTTTCATTTTATCCTATATATTTTATGACATAGAAAGGGAAAATAGAAACCATCTTACAAAATGATGGCTGTACCTTAAAATAATCCTAAACATTTCATACTTTCTTGGGATAAGAATATCTATTACCCGAGCTTTATATATCTTCTTCACATTATTATTTTTTCTCGCCAATTGCCTTATCTTTTGCCAGAACTGCATCAAAGGCCTTTACCAATACAGATTCAAAGCCTCCTCCTTGCAATGCACTAACCCCCTCAATGGTAGTCCCGCCCGGAGAGCACACTTGATCAATCAACGGCCATGGCGCTTCCCCACTTTCCAGTACCATTTTTGCACTGCCTAAAACCGTTTCGGCAGTAAGCTGTAACGCTTGCTTTTTGGGCATTCCCGCCTTAAGGGCAGCATGAGCCAAAGCATCCATGTATAAGTATGCAAAGGCAACCGATGCACCGCCAATAACACTGAAAATAGAAAATTGACTTTCTTCTATTTCCGCTACTGTGCCTATTGTCTCAAAAATTTCTTTTACCAGCTGCTTCTGCGGAGAGCTTACAAATGAGTTTACACAAAGTCCTGTGGTTGAGGCGCCGATTTTTGCATTAATATTTGGCATTACTCTAACAATCGGTGTCTCTTCAGGAAAAAAATCCGCCAGATATTCTAAGGTTTTTCCTGCGGCGATAGAAACAATCAGGGGCTTTTTTTCCTGAAAATCCGCTTTTAGCTCTGGCAAAAGAACCGATAATACATTTGGCTTCACTCCAAGTATTACTACGTCGCTGTTTGCAATCACCTCTTTTGAGGATTGACAGGCATTTGCACCACATTCCATAGCCAATGTTTGTGCTGAGGCGACGCTTTTGCTGCTAAGATATATATTTTTTCCCTCAAATACCCCTTCACCTAAAGTCATGCCCTTCACAATTGCACCCACCATATTTCCTGCTCCAATAAAACCAAATTTCATGTTTCATTCCTCCTATCTGCCTACGTATGGTTTTTCACTCCTGAAATTGTATACAAACTTTTTTCTCATTTTACAGCCGTTCCCTTCAAAATGCAATCCTATCTCATCTTGCCCATTGGGCGGGTACGTATTATACTATTAGAAAAAGGAGGTGCGAGATGAGTCTCGTTTTTTTACATTACCCAAAATGCAGTACCAGCAACAAAGCAAAAAAATGGTTGGATTGTGCTAATATAGAATATTTTCAGCGTCACATGGTTGAACAAAACCCCTCCGCAGAGGAGTTGGAATTTTGGTGGAAGTTAAGCGGCTTACCCTTAAAGAGATTTTTCAATACCAGCGGTCTTTTATACAAGGAACTGAATCTAAAGGATAAACTCCCTCAAATGAGCGAAGAGGAGCAGCTTGAACTTTTAGGCACAAACGGTATGCTGGTAAAACGCCCTCTGGTAATTGGAGAAGATTTTGTGTTGGTAGGTTTTCAGGAAAAGGAATGGGAGAAATTAAAGAATAACTGATAGCATAGAAGCATGTATCTTCCAATATTGAAATAATTGAAAAAAAGAGCTTATTTCCCGCTAGTTTGGAAATAAGCCCTTTTCATTCTTCAAATCCTCTGAACCTTAATATAATCGCCCTTATCCCGTATGAATTTCGAGAAACCCCTATTGCAAACAAAAAAATATCCTTAAAATGAAAAGCATCCGTTGTGCAAAATACAGCAAAACGGATGCTCCATTACTTATCTAAGCTCCAACCATAGTCATTATGATAAACCATTTGGCGGGACATGCCACCATCAATACAAATGTTTTCCCCTGTAATAAACCCTGCTTTTTTACTGCATAAAAACAGAGCCATTTCAGCAATATCCGAGGGGTTTCCCACCCGCTTCACAGGGTGCTGCTCCGCATCCCCACCGTCATAGGTGGTATACGCTGTGTCAATCCAACCGGGAGAAATAGAATTCACCCTTACTCTGCCGCCAAGGCTGATGGCCAGAGCATGGGTCATGGATGAAAGCGCCCCTTTTGCCGCAGTATAGCTTTCTGTATTCGGCTGGCTCATGCGGTCTCTTGTGGAAGAGATATTTACAATTGCCGCCTCCGGGGTAAAATAGGAAAGAAAAAGCTTTGTCAGATAGTAAGGCGCAACCACGCCAATTCGCAAAGCATAATCAAAAGCCCCATATCCACAGGCATTGATGCCCCCCATGGAAATCATTGCATTGTTAATTAAATAATCCACCTTTCCATGCTGGTCAATCACCTTTTTTACAAAGGCCTCCAGCGTTTCCCGATCTCCAATATCTCCTATAAAATAAGGATTTTCCTCTCTGTCAATGATACAAACAGTAGCTCCCTCTCTAATAAATGCCTGAGCAATGGCTTTCCCTATGCCATGGACGCCGCCGGTAATCACTGCAACTTTTCCTTCAAATTCCATACATTCAATCCTTTATATATAATATTAATCCGTCTGCTTGAGTGGTATCCACAAAATTCGCAGGGGTAACCTGGGTTTGAAGCATCGCCTCTTCCTCAAGGCTGCGTTCTTTTTTATGTTTCAAAATTTGAAATAGAACTTTCATCATTCCTTTGTGAGCGAATTTCAAATGTTGATAATCCAATGCTCCATGAAAACAAAAGATTTTTGCGTGATCCATGAGCATTGGGGAAAGGCACTTATCTAAACCCTCTCTGATATATTTTGTGTTTCTTGCTATTTGAGGATCTGAAAAGCTGCAAGTAAAAATCACCAATTTTTTATTGCATAACGTCTCTTGGTTTTTTTTCAACCACTCATTGCCATTTAAAGACCCTGCATAAATGCCTCCGCCGTAAATAACGGTATCATAGGGGGATAAATCCTTTGCTTGTGCTGTACTAAGAAGATCAGCCTGTAATTTTTCCGCAATATATTCTGCATATTTTTTTGTACTGCCGTATTCGGAACAAAATATCACTGCTGTTTTTGCCATTCATACCTTCCTCCTTACATTACATTGTTTGAAATCCATCCCTCAGAACCCATTTCTATTTCTATAATGTTACCAAAAAATCCTTTAATGTTACCAAATCCTCCTGATAAACCTGGGTTAAAGCCCTATTATAAATGATTGCCGCAGGATGATATAAAGGAAATAAAATCCTACCATCTGTAAGGGTGTAGGGCTTGCCATGAACATCCCCGATATTCATACTGTTATCCCCAGAAACCGCCTTTAGAGGCACATTGCCCAATGTAACAATCATTTTTGGAGCAATCAACTGGATTTCATCCATCAAGTAAGGCAGAAAAAATGCAATTTCATCCTTGGAAGGTGGACGGTTAACCTCTTTTCCCGTTTTCGGGCTACTTTTTGTGGGACGCAATTTCACCACGTTGGAAATATAAATTTCATCCCGCTTTAATCCAATTACTTCTAAGAAAGCAGATAGATTTTTTCCCGCTTTACCCACAAAGGGCTTGCCCTGTTTTTCCTCGTCCCCTCCCGGTGCTTCTCCAATCATCATCAAAATAGGCATCTGAGCCCCTTCTCCAAAAACCAGCTTTTTTTCACCAAAGGCAGAACACTGAAAATTCTTTTGCAATTTTTCTTGAAAATCTTTTTGCTGATTCATCTACATTTCCTCTCCAAACAGAGTTATCCACAATTTCATGACCTTATCCACAGCTTTTTTGTTGATAACTTTTTATGTATACCCCAATATATAGTGTTAAATTTCTCGATTCGACAATTTAACATGGAAAATTCGTTGTAAAATAAGGAACGATTATTATTCATCTAGTGTTGCATATTTTAAAAGTGGATAACTTCCACATTGTCCACAGAAATCATGTGGATATCTCCTTCTGTTTTCTATCCAGCTTTCGATAGATTAAGAATACCAGACTTCCACCAATAAAGCCACCAATATGGGCAAAATTATCTATGCCCATATCCAAAAAACCAAAGCCTATGGAAGTAACTACCAATAACAGCATGGTGGCATAATTCATTCCCGTATATCTGGGACCGTATAATTTTGTCAGCACAAACATAGCCCCCATTAGTCCATAAATTGCTCCCGATGCACCAATTGCCAACACATCATGAAATAAAATGCTAAAAAGGCCCCCACATAAACCGGAAACCAAATACAAAATGAGAAAGCGTTTACTGCCTAATAGATACTCGGCTTTAAAACCGAAATAATATAAAAAGATACTATTTGACAACAAATGCATGATGCCACTGTGTAAAAACATAGACGTTATGAAACGGTAATATTCCCCTTGCCAAATACCGCTTCTGCTGATCCCATAGGCTCGAATCATGCTTCCACCCCTAGCGGATAAGGTGGTATCAATCAACAGCACTACGCAAAGCAGAAATATGAAAATACATGCCCATGGCAACCCACTTTTCATCTCTGGTTTTGGGGGCACCTCAGGTACCTTTCCCTCTGCCGCACGAAGCAACAGCTTTTCTATGCCAAAAAGACGGTCTGGTTCCCCTGCACCGGCAAAAACCTTTTTCTTTTCAATGGAATAACGCCAATTCACAGCATGAATCCGTTCATCAAAATAAACGGGAGCAGGGAATCCCCCTTCCTCCTCCGATAAATAGATACCAAGGCTGATAATATGGGTACAGCGCATCTCTTCAAGGTCTTGAGACATTTCCTTTGTGTATGTAGTTAAAATTTCTGGAAATTCTTCCTGATTATCTTTTTCAAATACTCCAATAATATATAGAACAGGATTTTCTATGCGTAGAAAAATTCCCGGTACCTTTTCTCCGTTTGCAGTTCTCCCTTCAAAAAAGCTTTGGGACAATAATTGTTCATTAAATTTTTCTATAAATTTTATTAAGTTATCCACAATAATATCCACAACATTATCCACACAAAAATATATCACATTCCGTTGTAATTGTCAAACAATTACATTTCTTTTACAAGAAAAAACTTAAGACAATTAACCCTAAAAAACCCGGTGCCCCCAATAATCCTACCGTAAAAAGCGTTGCTGGATTTACTCCCACCGGAAGCCCGAAGCGATTACACAGCCACAGACAACAGCCGCCGACAGCCGCCGATAGTATAAACCGCAATACAATTCTTAATGGTTTTGCCACTGCCGTCAATATCAAAATAATCAGACAGCTGATAATCATAACCGATAATACCTCTGTCATGGTTCTTTTCTCCCCCTTCTGTACCTTTCAGCCTATTTTTAGAAAAGGCCCCGTCAACCCCATTTCCTTTGCTGTTTTTATAAAATAATCATACTTTTTTTGCAAAGCCGTAATTTCAAAAATATAACTGTCAACCAAAGCCTCATCTGTAGCAGCCTCAAATCCCTGTCTTGCGCAAATCAATCTAGTCTGAATGTCTTGAATGGCAAGTAGTATTTCATCCCCTTCAGTAAGCACACTTCCCACCTTTTGCTTGCCTATATTCATCCGCTTGCCTCCTTCCTATTACCCTAAATATAAGCAAAAAAAACCTGTTTTATTCCTTTTGCAAAGGGTTTTCCAAAAAAGAAAGGCATGTTTTATGGTTTTTTCTATTTTTAGCTGGATTTGAGCTTTTTTACAGTAATAAAAACTTTCTCTTACTTAACTTTAACATTAAAATAACCTCCGGCCTTTGGACGGAGGTTAAAGTTTGAATCATATAAACCATTATTGAAAAAACATTATCTTGAAAAAATTTTTCATTATACAAGAACAAATACAAGTATTCAAAAGCACAAAATAGCTTCCTTCACTTTGCCTATCATATCTTTGTTTTGCCCTGCGCTTTTGCTTTCGCAAAACATGGCTAGCCCCCTAATAGCATTCATTAAGCGCCGGTAAATTCCACGGCAACTGGGCTTTCATTCACAAAAATAATCAGACGGTATTGTTCGCCTTTTGTAGTATTACCACAGAAGGTCTTCCAGTTATAGCTTAACTCCGTGGAAGCTCCACTTTCCAGGGCAACCTCTTCATCACTCCAATTTGCCTGGGCAGTTCCCGCAAATTCCTGCCACTGGCCATCCTTCATTTGTTCAAAGTGATATTCCTTGGCACCATAGCTTACTGCTTCCTTCGTATCATTGGTAAGGATAAACGTACCTGCGGAACTTTTTAGTGTATCCTCTTTTAAGGAAAGAGTAATTCCCTCCTGTGTATTCACTTCTGTGTAAGCAGTACCTTCACTATTACTACTGCCACAGCCTGTGAAAAGAAACATCAATACTGAAATCAAAAAAATCAAACACTTTTTCATTTCTTTTCCTATCCTTCCTGTTTCTATTTTAATTGAAAAGAATTAATCTTATATTGCCCTAATTGATTTCATTTAACAGTAAAAATAAACCATTACTTTCTCAAATCTTCCAAAATCTGTGTTTTTCCTTCTGTTTTTTCATCCTTCATTTTAATTACCTTTGCAGGGGAGCCGGCAACCACCGCACCGGCAGGAACATCCTCTGTCACCACCGCGCCTGCCGCTACAACAGCATTGGCACCAACCTGAACGCCCTCCAAAACAACAGCATTGGCACCAATCAGCGCACCATCTCCAACCACAACAGGTGTTGCACTGGGTGGCTCTAAAACTCCTGCCAATACGGCACCGGCACCAACGTGGGCATTCTTTCCTACCGTAGCCCTTGCACCTAAAATTGCGTTCATATCAATCATTGTACCATCGCCAATCTCCGCTCCGATATTAATGACAGCACCCATCATTACAACTGCATTTTTGCCGATTTTTACACGGTCACGAATAAAACAACCGGGCTCAATACGAGCTTCCAAATTAGTAATATCCAGCATAGGAACTGCAGAATTTCTTCTGTCATATTCCACATGGGTTTCCTGAATATCCCCAGCCTTTTCTTCTAAAACATCTTTAATCAAGGCATAGTCACCAATCATAATCCAGAAGTTACCTTCGCCGAAAATTTTTACATTTTCTTTTTCTACACCCTTCAGATCACCCTTTACGTAAACCTTCACAGGTGTAACCTTCTTGGCATCCTTAATATACTTTGCAATCTCATAAGGATTTGTCATATCATAATTCAT is a genomic window containing:
- a CDS encoding diguanylate cyclase domain-containing protein; translated protein: MELFETISKEKNIRRINRFVQKYNAWDVEGTELSLSIGIWDFHDKKRKTIEDILDLADKAMYKNKIK
- a CDS encoding helix-turn-helix transcriptional regulator; its protein translation is MKNRLEELRKQKGIKQEDLASVLEVSRQTIGSLENGRYNPSILLAFKISQFFGLPIEEIFIYEEETK
- a CDS encoding cupin domain-containing protein, with the protein product MSDITDCGPEPFVVNIDKVTKQNQNYRTTLWTGKHLQLTLMSIPSGGDIGLEMHPDVDQFIRVEDGVGIVQMGSSKDKLDYQRNVDSQYAIFVPAGTWHNVINIGNRPLKVYTIYAPPHHPKGTVHATKQAAQKSHD
- the proC gene encoding pyrroline-5-carboxylate reductase — encoded protein: MKFGFIGAGNMVGAIVKGMTLGEGVFEGKNIYLSSKSVASAQTLAMECGANACQSSKEVIANSDVVILGVKPNVLSVLLPELKADFQEKKPLIVSIAAGKTLEYLADFFPEETPIVRVMPNINAKIGASTTGLCVNSFVSSPQKQLVKEIFETIGTVAEIEESQFSIFSVIGGASVAFAYLYMDALAHAALKAGMPKKQALQLTAETVLGSAKMVLESGEAPWPLIDQVCSPGGTTIEGVSALQGGGFESVLVKAFDAVLAKDKAIGEKK
- a CDS encoding arsenate reductase family protein encodes the protein MSLVFLHYPKCSTSNKAKKWLDCANIEYFQRHMVEQNPSAEELEFWWKLSGLPLKRFFNTSGLLYKELNLKDKLPQMSEEEQLELLGTNGMLVKRPLVIGEDFVLVGFQEKEWEKLKNN
- a CDS encoding SDR family oxidoreductase: MEFEGKVAVITGGVHGIGKAIAQAFIREGATVCIIDREENPYFIGDIGDRETLEAFVKKVIDQHGKVDYLINNAMISMGGINACGYGAFDYALRIGVVAPYYLTKLFLSYFTPEAAIVNISSTRDRMSQPNTESYTAAKGALSSMTHALAISLGGRVRVNSISPGWIDTAYTTYDGGDAEQHPVKRVGNPSDIAEMALFLCSKKAGFITGENICIDGGMSRQMVYHNDYGWSLDK
- a CDS encoding flavodoxin domain-containing protein; this encodes MAKTAVIFCSEYGSTKKYAEYIAEKLQADLLSTAQAKDLSPYDTVIYGGGIYAGSLNGNEWLKKNQETLCNKKLVIFTCSFSDPQIARNTKYIREGLDKCLSPMLMDHAKIFCFHGALDYQHLKFAHKGMMKVLFQILKHKKERSLEEEAMLQTQVTPANFVDTTQADGLILYIKD
- a CDS encoding uracil-DNA glycosylase, encoding MNQQKDFQEKLQKNFQCSAFGEKKLVFGEGAQMPILMMIGEAPGGDEEKQGKPFVGKAGKNLSAFLEVIGLKRDEIYISNVVKLRPTKSSPKTGKEVNRPPSKDEIAFFLPYLMDEIQLIAPKMIVTLGNVPLKAVSGDNSMNIGDVHGKPYTLTDGRILFPLYHPAAIIYNRALTQVYQEDLVTLKDFLVTL
- a CDS encoding rhomboid family intramembrane serine protease; translated protein: MDIIVDNLIKFIEKFNEQLLSQSFFEGRTANGEKVPGIFLRIENPVLYIIGVFEKDNQEEFPEILTTYTKEMSQDLEEMRCTHIISLGIYLSEEEGGFPAPVYFDERIHAVNWRYSIEKKKVFAGAGEPDRLFGIEKLLLRAAEGKVPEVPPKPEMKSGLPWACIFIFLLCVVLLIDTTLSARGGSMIRAYGISRSGIWQGEYYRFITSMFLHSGIMHLLSNSIFLYYFGFKAEYLLGSKRFLILYLVSGLCGGLFSILFHDVLAIGASGAIYGLMGAMFVLTKLYGPRYTGMNYATMLLLVVTSIGFGFLDMGIDNFAHIGGFIGGSLVFLIYRKLDRKQKEIST
- a CDS encoding pro-sigmaK processing inhibitor BofA family protein, whose product is MTEVLSVMIISCLIILILTAVAKPLRIVLRFILSAAVGGCCLWLCNRFGLPVGVNPATLFTVGLLGAPGFLGLIVLSFFL
- a CDS encoding DUF2508 family protein, translated to MNIGKQKVGSVLTEGDEILLAIQDIQTRLICARQGFEAATDEALVDSYIFEITALQKKYDYFIKTAKEMGLTGPFLKIG
- a CDS encoding immunoglobulin-like domain-containing protein, coding for MKKCLIFLISVLMFLFTGCGSSNSEGTAYTEVNTQEGITLSLKEDTLKSSAGTFILTNDTKEAVSYGAKEYHFEQMKDGQWQEFAGTAQANWSDEEVALESGASTELSYNWKTFCGNTTKGEQYRLIIFVNESPVAVEFTGA
- the dapD gene encoding 2,3,4,5-tetrahydropyridine-2,6-dicarboxylate N-acetyltransferase, which translates into the protein MNYDMTNPYEIAKYIKDAKKVTPVKVYVKGDLKGVEKENVKIFGEGNFWIMIGDYALIKDVLEEKAGDIQETHVEYDRRNSAVPMLDITNLEARIEPGCFIRDRVKIGKNAVVMMGAVINIGAEIGDGTMIDMNAILGARATVGKNAHVGAGAVLAGVLEPPSATPVVVGDGALIGANAVVLEGVQVGANAVVAAGAVVTEDVPAGAVVAGSPAKVIKMKDEKTEGKTQILEDLRK